The DNA window ACATCGCCGGCGTGATCTGGCTGCTCTCCCAACCGGAGTCGAGCTACCTGAACGGGTCCGACGTCCTCGTGGACGGCGGCATGTTCGTCAACCTGCAGTAGCGGCTCAGGGCGTACGCGAGTAGGCCCCGTGGTCGGGCGCCAACGGCAGGTCGACCGTGGTCCCGCTCTCCGCCGAATGGTAGATCGCGGCCACCAACGACAGCGCCTCGTGTGCCTCGGCGATCGTCACCGGCGGCGGCGCGTCGCCGGACAGCGCGGCGCCCAGGTCCTCGAACATCCCCGCGAACCCGTTCCGCCGAGGTGTCGACTCGGCCCGAACGAGCTCGTCAACCTCCTCTTGCAGCCCCGGATCCCGAGCGGTGAACGTCCACACGTCCTCCCCCGGCGCGTACGCCGAGGACCCGCTCTCCGCGGTCAGCCCCGCGTACACGAACCGGTAGAGGCTGTAGTTGCCCGCCGCCCCGATCGTCACCGCGGACGTCGCGAGCGCACCGTTCGACAGCCGCATCGTGATCGCCGCCGTGTCCTCGACCTCCAGCGGATGTACCAACGTGGCGACCTCGGCACGCACGCGCGCGACCGGTTCGGTCAAGTACGTCAGCAGATCGTGCGCGTGGATCACGTGCCCGATCACCACGCCGCCCAGCTCGGTCGCGAGTTTCCCCCGCCAGGGAACGGAGTAGTACGCGGCGTCGCGGTCCCAGTGCACGATCAGCGAGGCCGCGATCGGCGGGCCAGCCAGCCCCTCGGCGATCAGCCGACGCAGCTGCCGCGGCCCGCGTCCGTACCGGTACTGGAACACCGGGACCAGCAGCCGGTCAGCCTTCAACGCGGCGGCGGCCAACAGGTCCACGTCGGCTGGAGAGGCCGCGACCGGCTTCTCCACCACCACGTGCTTGCCGGCCTCGAGCGCGCGCAGCGTGAGGTCCTTGTGCGTGTACGGCGGCGTCGCCACCGAGATCACGTCGATCGTCGGATCGTCGAGCACGCGGTCGAACGAGTCGGTCGAACGCGCCGTCGGGACCATCGCCACCAGCGATTCGGCGCGCGCTCGGTTCAGGTCGCAGATCGTCGCGACCTCGTACAGGCTCGGGTTCTGGATGTAGCCGATCAGGTGCGAGGTGCCGATGCCCGCGCCGACGATGGCGACCCGGTGTCGCGTCACTTCAGCCCTCCGACTCGCGTGGCGGAGGCCTGCGCGTTCAGGGCGACCTCGGTCGCGGTGAACACGTGCTCCTGCGGAATCGCGGTCGTCGTCCGCTCGGCCACGTCCCGCACGATCGACGGGAAGTACGGCAGCTGCACGTCGAAGCTCTCCAGGTAGTGCGTGCCCTTCTGGTCCACCAGGAACAGGTGGTCGCCGCCCGGGCGGCCGAGCAGGTCGATGTACTTGCGGATCTCGATGTAGCCCTCGGTGCCCAGCACCAGGAGCCGGCCGTCGCCCCAGACGCCGAGGCCCTCCGGGGTGTACCAGTCGACCCGGATGTACCCCTGCGCCTGCGGGCTGCGCAGCACCATCTCGCCGAAGTCCTCGAACTTCGGGTAGTCGGGGTTGCCGAAGTTGCCGACGGTCGAGGAGACCACCTCAGCCGACGTCGAGTCGGTGAGGAACAGGAACTGGTCTGCCTGGTGCGACGCGATGTCGGCCAGCGCACCGCCGGCCAGGTCGGCGTCGAACGTCCAGGAGGGCCGGGTCTTCGGCCGCAGCTGGTGCGGGCCGGTGCCCATCGTCTGGACGACCCGCCCGATCGCGCCCTCGTCGATCAGCTGCTTCGCGTGGTACGTCGCCTTCGAGCTGGTCCGCTCGGAGAACGCGACCGACCAGAACCGCCCGGTCTCGGCCGCCGCCGTACGCAGCTCTGCCAGCTGGTCGAGCCGGATCGCGCCCGGCTTGTCGGCGACCACGTCCTTGCCCGCGCGCATCGCCTCGACGGCGATCCCGGCCCGCTCGACGGGCACGGCGGCGGTGACGATCAGCGAGATCGTCGGATCCTCAAGCAGAGCTGCACGTTCGTTCACGCGCGGGATGTGTGGCGCCTGCTGCGCGACCATCGCGGTGTACGGCGTGTCGTTCTCGCTCCAGTAGCCGGCGCAGTCCGCGCCGGCCCCCTGGAGGCCCAGGATCAGGCCCATGATGTGGCCGTGATCGAGGCCGATTGCAGCGAACTTCAGTGGCTCTTCTGAGGTAGTCACACCCCCAGCCTGCCACGGTCGCTCAGTGGACGGAAACCGCTTGCTGGTCCACAGCCGGCGTACGGCGACCGATTCCGGGCACCAGCCGGAGCAGCAGATACACCCCCAGCCCGAGCGGTGACAGCAAGATCGTCAACACCAGCACCGGCGCCATCACTAGCGGATGGATGCCGCGCGTACGGCTGTCGAAGAACATCCACCGCCCGATGAACAGGTCGAACGCGATCAGGTGCGCCCAGACCGCCGACGTACCGACCGCTGTCGAGACCGCGGCACGGACGCCGTCCAGGTCGGGCGACACCATCTCGGCCGCCCACGACCCGAACTCCGGCAGCAGCTGCACGAGCCAGACGACCAGCGGCGGCACGACGATGTACGGCGAGCCGATGATCCGCCGCGTCCAGGACCAGAACGGCACGAAGATCATCAGCGCCCAGAACGGCACCGCGAGATAGAACGTGAGGTCGAACAACCTCTCGGTCATGCCACCTTCTCCTTCTCCTGCCGATGTGACTGCCGGGCTCCCACGGTCAGGATCGCCAACGTGCTGGCCGCCACGGCCGCGACCAGGATGCCCACCGCGCCGAGCGTCAGACCGTCCGGATGGATCACCGACTGCCCGCGCAGCGCCTGCCAGGCCGAGATGACGACCAGGCCGAGGTACGCGAGCCCGGCGACGACCACCAGCCCCGTCCGGACCGCCTGGCTGGCGAGGACGCGGAACCGCGGCATGAGCAGGATGAGCGCGAACGCGAGCAGCGGGATCGCCTGCAGCGCGTGGATCCCGAGGAAGTGCGCGACCCGCAGGTCGCCACCGACCGTGCTCCAGCCGACGATCGGCAGGCCCGGTCCGCCGTCCGGCACGCCGACGCTGTGCGCGCCGACGATGTCGGAGGAGCCGCCGTTGTCGAACGCGGCCTCCTGCTCGGGCGTCGGCTGGGGCATGAAGAACGCGACCGCCATGCCGACGAGCGCGACCAGCGTGCCGAGCCGCAGCGACCAGGCGAGGGAGCGGTCGTCGAGCCGCTGGAACAGCAGGAGAACGCCGATCGCGAGGTTCGCCACCCAGAGCGTGACGATCATGCCGGCCATCGCGGTGAAGATCGTCGCGTCGAAGGGCGTCGCGTAGTTGAAGTGGCTGGTCGTGCCGCGGATCACCTGCAGCACGATCAGCACGAGCTCGCCGCCGAGCATGACGCTGACGATCGTTCCGAGCCACCAGGCGGTCCGGCGGAAGCGGAGCAGGGTCAGCATCC is part of the Tenggerimyces flavus genome and encodes:
- a CDS encoding Gfo/Idh/MocA family protein, producing the protein MTRHRVAIVGAGIGTSHLIGYIQNPSLYEVATICDLNRARAESLVAMVPTARSTDSFDRVLDDPTIDVISVATPPYTHKDLTLRALEAGKHVVVEKPVAASPADVDLLAAAALKADRLLVPVFQYRYGRGPRQLRRLIAEGLAGPPIAASLIVHWDRDAAYYSVPWRGKLATELGGVVIGHVIHAHDLLTYLTEPVARVRAEVATLVHPLEVEDTAAITMRLSNGALATSAVTIGAAGNYSLYRFVYAGLTAESGSSAYAPGEDVWTFTARDPGLQEEVDELVRAESTPRRNGFAGMFEDLGAALSGDAPPPVTIAEAHEALSLVAAIYHSAESGTTVDLPLAPDHGAYSRTP
- a CDS encoding Gfo/Idh/MocA family protein, whose translation is MTTSEEPLKFAAIGLDHGHIMGLILGLQGAGADCAGYWSENDTPYTAMVAQQAPHIPRVNERAALLEDPTISLIVTAAVPVERAGIAVEAMRAGKDVVADKPGAIRLDQLAELRTAAAETGRFWSVAFSERTSSKATYHAKQLIDEGAIGRVVQTMGTGPHQLRPKTRPSWTFDADLAGGALADIASHQADQFLFLTDSTSAEVVSSTVGNFGNPDYPKFEDFGEMVLRSPQAQGYIRVDWYTPEGLGVWGDGRLLVLGTEGYIEIRKYIDLLGRPGGDHLFLVDQKGTHYLESFDVQLPYFPSIVRDVAERTTTAIPQEHVFTATEVALNAQASATRVGGLK
- a CDS encoding ABA4-like family protein, which translates into the protein MTERLFDLTFYLAVPFWALMIFVPFWSWTRRIIGSPYIVVPPLVVWLVQLLPEFGSWAAEMVSPDLDGVRAAVSTAVGTSAVWAHLIAFDLFIGRWMFFDSRTRGIHPLVMAPVLVLTILLSPLGLGVYLLLRLVPGIGRRTPAVDQQAVSVH